The sequence ATGTTCCCGACCTGGCGCGCCGCCTGGCCCTGGCCGAGCCGGACACCGAGCGGGCGCTGCGCGGGCTGGAGCGGCAGGGGCTCGCCGCGCAGTCCCCGGCCCGGCCGGGCCGCTGGGTGGCGGCGCCGCCGGGGGTGGCGCTGGGCGCACTGCTCACCCAGCAGCGGCACGAGCTGGAGAAGGCGGAGCCGGCGGCGGCGATGCTGGCCGAGGAGTACCGGGCGGCGGCGGCCGAGCCGGCGGTGCACGACCTGGTGGAGGTGGTGACCGGTGCCTCGGCGGTCGCCCAGCGCTTCCTCCAGCTCCAGCTGGGCGCGGCGACGGAGGTGTGCGCGCTGGTGACCGACCGCCCTGTGGTCGTGTCCGGCATGGAGAACGAGGCCGAGGAGCAGGCGGCCGCGCGCGGGGTCGCCTACCGGGTGGTCGTGGAGCGCGCGGTGCTGGACCTGCCGCACGGTCTGACCGAGCTGGCGGCCGCGCTGGGCCGGGACGAACGGGTGCGGGTGGTGGACCGGGTGCCGACGAAGCTGGTGGTGGCCGACCGCTCGCTGGCGATGGTGCCGCTGACCTC comes from Streptomyces sp. FXJ1.172 and encodes:
- a CDS encoding helix-turn-helix transcriptional regulator, yielding MLAAIGLDDTHEAAYRALVSVGAADVPDLARRLALAEPDTERALRGLERQGLAAQSPARPGRWVAAPPGVALGALLTQQRHELEKAEPAAAMLAEEYRAAAAEPAVHDLVEVVTGASAVAQRFLQLQLGAATEVCALVTDRPVVVSGMENEAEEQAAARGVAYRVVVERAVLDLPHGLTELAAALGRDERVRVVDRVPTKLVVADRSLAMVPLTSTAAEPAALVVHASGLLELLCGLFESLWREALPLRLGASGVPEEQPAGPDGTDLEVLSLLLAGLTDASVAKQLDLGLRTVQRRVRRLMELAGVTTRLQLGWHAYERGWVTRS